A region from the Hoplias malabaricus isolate fHopMal1 unplaced genomic scaffold, fHopMal1.hap1 scaffold_134, whole genome shotgun sequence genome encodes:
- the LOC136685917 gene encoding antifreeze protein Maxi-like: MGAEAAEKATFAGAGVAEEAAFLETEAAVEAAFSETEAAEKATFAGAGAAEEAAFAGAGAAEKAAFAAAGVTEEAAFLETEAAKEAAFAGAGAAEEADFAGAGVAEEAAFLETEAAVEAAFSETEAAVEAAFSETEAAGFAAFMGTGAAGFAAFKGTGAAGFIAFMGTGAAGFVAFTGTDVVVEGAFSGTEAAVEGAFSGTEAAVEGAFSGTEAAGGAAHTGATALSSPAMTSSEAGGPATTSTEAGACAARRARAGAVEGLGGLTGALMRDFFNHGSPRGAPLLA, encoded by the coding sequence atgggtgcagaagcggccgagAAAGCCACCTTCGCTGGAGCAGGtgtggctgaggaagccgccttcttgGAGACAGAAGCagccgtggaagccgccttctcggaGACAGAAGCGGCTGAGAAAGCCACCTTCGCTGGAGCAGGTGCGgccgaggaagccgccttcgctggAGCAGGTGCGGCTGAGAAAGCCGCCTTCGCTGCAGCAGGTGTgactgaggaagccgccttcttgGAGACAGAAGCAGCCaaggaagccgccttcgctggagcaggtgcggctgaggaagccgacTTCGCTGGAGCAGGtgtggctgaggaagccgccttcttgGAGACAGAAGCagccgtggaagccgccttctcggaGACGGAagcggccgtggaagccgccttctcggaGACAGAAGCGGCTGGTTTCGCCGCCTTcatggggacaggagcggctgggttcgccgccttcaaggggacaggagcggctgggttcaTCGCCTTcatggggacaggagcggctgggttcgtCGCCTTCACGGGAACAGACGTGGTTGTAGAAGgcgccttctcagggacagaAGCGGCTGTGGAAGgcgccttctcagggacagaAGCGGCTGTGGAAGGTGCCTTCTCAGGGAcagaagcggctggaggcgctgcGCACACTGGAGCAACAGCATTAAGCAGTCCTGCAATGACATCCTCGgaagcagggggacctgcgacgacgtccacggaggcaggagcttgtgctgctcgcagggcacgtgctggagctgtagagggtttagggggtttgacGGGTGCACTCATGAGAGATTTCTTcaaccatggatcccccagaggtgcgcccctgttagcctaa
- the LOC136685916 gene encoding H-2 class II histocompatibility antigen, A-Q alpha chain-like, which translates to MKLCLILVCAALLSAEAKVMHRGIGLTLCSEAVREVVYGIDGDEVYHIDFNKMKGVKTLPEFGDDYIYPGDYEGSVQNMEICKSHLDYWVKHDRTSRETMDAPQSSIYSKEDVELDSKNTLICHITGFYPPHIQVSWTRNNMNVTDGVSLGSYYPNTDGTFNLISTLSFTPEEGDIYSCSVQHTALDRPLTRIWDVQGSLPGVGASVFCGVGLAGGLLGVAVGTFFLIKGNNCN; encoded by the exons ATGAAGCtgtgtttaatcctcgtctgcGCAGCTTTGCTTTCTGCTGAAGCTAAAG tcatgCACAGGGGCATTGGGCTCACCTTGTGTTCTGAAGCAGTTCGAGAGGTTGTATATGGAATTGATGGAGATGAGGTGTACCACATCgactttaataaaatgaaaggaGTGAAAACACTGCCAGAGTTTGGAGATGATTACATTTATCCAGGGGACTACGAGGGAAGTGTCCAAAATATGGAAATATGTAAATCACACTTGGATTATTGGGTTAAACATGACAGAACCTCTAGAGAGACTATGG ATGCTCCTCAGAGCTCCATTTATTCCAAGGAGGATGTGGAGCTGGACTCTAAAAACACCCTCATCTGTCACATCACTGGATTCTACCCTCCACACATTCAAGTGTCCTGGACCAGGAACAACATGAATGTGACGGATGGAGTCAGTCTGGGCAGCTATTATCCGAACACTGATGGAACGTTTAACCTGATCTCTACCCTGAGCTTCACTCCAGAGGAGGGGGACATCTACTCCTGCAGTGTGCAGCACACAGCCCTGGACAGACCACTGACCAGAATATGGG atgtACAGGGGTCTCTCCCCGGTGTTGGAGcgtctgtgttctgtggagtgggGTTGGCTGGAGGACTGCTGGGAGTCGCTGTGGGAACTTTCTTCCTCATCAAAGGAAACAACTGTAACTGA
- the LOC136685913 gene encoding H-2 class II histocompatibility antigen, E-S beta chain-like — MNLSLLLLLFLTLTVRTDGHYISMLNECLTSSPDLTDLEHIYSIYFNKQLALKFNSTIGMFVGFTQLGISVAQKWNSGLEVVNERMQIEYFCRPALNIVFSCFLDKTVEPKVHLRSEPATSDGHMSMLMCSAFDFFPPAIDVYWLRDGKKVTSYITPTEELADGDWYYQVHSHLEYTPKSGEKISCVVEHTSFSGPMVYDWDPSLPESERNKIAIGASGLVLGLILSAAGFIYYKKISSGQVLVPSEELMTAQQWQNIEVYNQAVESAEGAAVQVEENGAAATPINGGTQLLLRSEDLS; from the exons ATGAACCTGAGTCTACTGCTGCTGCTCTTCCTGACTCTGACTGTCAGAAcag ATGGACATTATATCTCCATGTTAAATGAATGCCTCACCAGTTCACCGGATCTGACAGACTTGGAACACATCtacagcatttattttaataagcaACTTGCCTTGAAGTTTAACAGCACAATCGGGATGTTTGTAGGCTTCACTCAGCTTGGAATAAGCGTGGCGCAAAAATGGAACAGTGGTCTAGAGGTAGTGAACGAGAGAATGCAGATTGAGTACTTTTGCAGACCTGCTCTAAATATAGTCTTCTCGTGTTTTCTGGATAAAACAG TGGAACCAAAGGTCCATCTCAGGTCAGAACCAGCAACCAGTGATGGTCACATGTCCATGTTGATGTGCAGCGCTTTTGACTTCTTCCCTCCAGCCATTGATGTGTACTGGTTGAGAGACGGTAAAAAAGTGACATCGTATATAACCCCCACTGAGGAGTTGGCTGATGGAGACTGGTACTACCAGGTCCACTCTCACCTGGAGTACACCCCCAAATCTGGAGAGAAGATCTCCTGTGTGGTGGAGCACACCAGCTTCTCAGGACCTATGGTCTACGACTGGG ATCCTTCTCTCCCTGAGTCTGAGAGGAATAAGATCGCTATCGGAGCGTCGGGGCTGGTGCTGGGGCTCATCCTCTCAGCTGCTGGATTCATCTACTACAAGAAGATATCCTCAG gTCAGGTCTTGGTACCAAGTGAGGAGCTG ATGACAGCACAGCAGTGGCAGAACATTGAAGTCTACAACCAAGCAGTGGAGAGTGCTGAGGGAGCAGCTGTGCAGGTGGAAGAGAATGGTGCTGCTGCGACCCCCATCAACGGTGGGACACAGCTACTTTTGAGATCTGAAGACCTGAGTTAA